Proteins co-encoded in one Pongo pygmaeus isolate AG05252 chromosome 23, NHGRI_mPonPyg2-v2.0_pri, whole genome shotgun sequence genomic window:
- the ARVCF gene encoding splicing regulator ARVCF isoform X14, whose protein sequence is MPAELRQEQSPGSQASLATMPEAPDVLEETVTVEEDPGTPTSHVSIVTSEDGTTRRTETKVTKTVKTVTTRTVRQVPVGPDGLPLLDGGPPLGPFADGALDRHFLLRGGGPAATLSRAYLSSGSGFPEGPEPRDSTSYGSLSRGLGMRPPHVGLLGPGPGNGCFTLPGHREAFPVGPEPGPPGGRSLPERFQAEPYGLEDDTRSLAADDEGGPELEPDYGTATRRRPECGRGLHTRAYEDTADDGGELTDERPAFPTVTAPLAQPERGSLGSLDRLVRRSPSVDSARKEPRWRDPELPEVLAMLRHPVDPVKANAAAYLQHLCFENEGVKRRVRQLRGLPLLVALLDHPRAEVRRRACGALRNLSYGRDTDNKAAIRDCGGVPALVRLLRAARDNEVRELVTGTLWNLSSYEPLKMVIIDHGLQTLTHEVIVPHSGWESEPNEDSKPRDAEWTTVFKNTSGCLRNVSSDGAEARRRLRECEGLVDALLHALQSAVGRKDTDNKSVENCVCIMRNLSYHVHKEVPGADRYQEAEPGPLGSAVGSQRRRRDDASCFGGKKAKGKKDGEMDRNFDTLDLPKRTEAAKGFELLYQPEVVRLYLSLLTESRNFNTLEAAAGALQNLSAGNWMWATYIRATVRKERGLPVLVELLQSETDKVVRAVAIALRNLSLDRRNKDLIGSYAMAELVRNVRNAQAPPRPGARLEEDTVVAVLNTIHEIVSDSLDNARSLLQARGVPALVALVASSQSVREAKAASHVLQTVWSYKELRGTLQKDGWTKARFQSAAATAKGPKGAPSPGGFDDSTLPLVDKSLEGEKTGSRDVIPMDALGPDGYSTVDRRERRPRATSSAGEASEKEPLKLDPSRKAPPPGPSRPAVRLVDAVGDAKPQPVDSWV, encoded by the exons ATGCCGGCCGAACTCAGACAG GAACAGAGCCCAGGCAGCCAGGCCTCACTGGCCACGATGCCGGAGGCACCTGATGTGCTGGAGGAGACCGTGACGGTGGAGGAGGACCCCGGCACGCCCACTTCCCATGTGTCTATTGTCACATCCGAAGATGGCACGACCCGGCGCACCGAGACCAAG GTCACCAAGACTGTCAAGACGGTGACCACTCGGACAGTACGCCAGGTGCCCGTAGGCCCAGACGGACTCCCCCTGCTGGATGGCGGCCCCCCACTAGGCCCTTTTGCAGATGGTGCCCTGGACCGGCATTTCCTGCTGCGTGGTGGTGGCCCAGCGGCCACACTCTCTCGAGCCTACCTCAGCAGCGGGAGTGGCTTTCCCGAAGGCCCCGAGCCCCGGGACAGCACCAGCTATGGCAGCCTGTCCCGAGGGCTGGGCATGCGGCCCCCACATGTGGGCCTCCTTGGCCCAGGCCCTGGTAATGGCTGCTTCACGCTGCCTGGCCACCGGGAAGCCTTCCCGGTGGGTCCTGAGCCTGGGCCACCAGGTGGCCGCTCCCTGCCCGAGCGCTTCCAGGCAGAGCCGTATGGCTTGGAGGATGACACGCGCAGCCTGGCCGCTGATGACGAGGGTGGCCCTGAGCTGGAGCCTGACTATGGCACGGCCACGAGGAGGAGGCCTGAGTGTGGGCGGGGCCTTCATACCAG GGCCTACGAGGACACAGCAGATGATGGCGGCGAGCTGACGGACGAGCGGCCTGCGTTCCCAACGGTGACGGCGCCCCTGGCCCAGCCTGAACGGGGCAGCCTGGGCAGCCTGGACCGGCTGGTGCGGCGCTCGCCCTCAGTGGATAGCGCCCGCAAGGAGCCGCGCTGGCGGGACCCTGAGCTGCCTGAGGTGCTGGCCATGCTGCGGCACCCCGTGGACCCCGTGAAGGCCAATGCGGCTGCCTACCTGCAGCATCTGTGCTTTGAGAACGAGGGTGTCAAGCGGCGTGTACGGCAGTTGCGGGGGCTGCCGCTGCTTGTGGCACTGCTGGATCACCCGCGGGCTGAGGTGCGGCGCCGGGCCTGTGGGGCACTGCGCAACCTCTCCTATGGCCGCGACACTGACAACAAGGCCGCCATCCGGGACTGCGGTGGTGTGCCTGCCCTGGTGCGCCTGCTGCGGGCTGCCCGGGACAACGAGGTCCGCGAGCTTGTCACTG GCACCCTGTGGAACCTGTCATCCTATGAGCCCCTGAAGATGGTCATCATTGACCATGGCCTGCAGACGCTGACCCACGAGGTGATCGTGCCCCACTCAGGATGGGAGAGTGAGCCCAACGAGGACTCCAAGCCACGGGACGCTGAGTGGACAACTGTCTTCAAGAACACGTCGGGCTGCCTGAG GAATGTGAGCTCTGATGGTGCTGAGGCCCGGCGGCGACTCCGGGAGTGTGAAGGGCTGGTGGACGCGCTCCTGCATGCCCTGCAGTCGGCTGTGGGCCGGAAGgacactgacaacaag TCGGTGGAGAACTGCGTGTGCATCATGCGGAACCTGTCCTACCACGTGCACAAGGAGGTGCCCGGGGCCGACAGGTACCAGGAGGCCGAGCCCGGGCCCCTGGGCAGTGCTGTAGGCTCCCAGCGCCGGAGGCGGGATGATGCCAGCTGCTTTGGTGGCAAGAAGGCCAAAG GAAAGAAGGATGGTGAGATGGACCGGAACTTTGACACGCTAGACTTGCCCAAGCGAACTGAGGCCGCCAAAG GCTTTGAGCTGCTGTACCAGCCCGAGGTGGTACGTCTCTACCTCTCCCTTCTCACGGAGAGCCGGAACTTCAACACCCTGGAGGCTGCCGCCGGCGCTCTGCAGAACCTCAGTGCCGGCAACTGGATG TGGGCCACGTACATCCGCGCCACAGTGCGCAAAGAGCGCGGGCTGCCGGTGCTTGTGGAACTGCTGCAGTCTGAGACCGACAAGGTGGTGCGCGCCGTCGCCATCGCTCTGCGCAACCTCTCGCTGGACCGGCGCAACAAAGACCTCATCG GGAGCTACGCCATGGCCGAGCTTGTGCGGAATGTGCGCAATGCACAGGCTCCGCCGCGACCGGGGGCCCGCCTGGAGGAAGACACCGTGGTGGCGGTGCTCAACACCATCCACGAAATCGTGTCCGACAGCCTGGATAACGCGCGCTCGCTCCTGCAGGCACGCGGGGTGCCAGCGTTGGTGGCTCTCGTCGCCTCCAG CCAATCGGTACGCGAAGCGAAGGCGGCGTCACATGTGCTGCAGACAGTGTGGAGCTACAAGGAGCTGCGTGGTACCTTGCAGAAAGATGGTTGGACCAAGGCGCGCTTCCAG TCAGCTGCTGCTACTGCCAAGGGGCCTAAGGGAGCACCGAGTCCTGGGGGCTTCGATGACAGCACGCTGCCACTGGTGGACAAGAGCCTTG AGGGCGAGAAAACTGGCAGCCGGGATGTGATCCCCATGGACGCGCTTGGCCCAG ACGGATACTCCACGGTGGACCGGAGGGAGCGGAGGCCACGG
- the ARVCF gene encoding splicing regulator ARVCF isoform X11, with amino-acid sequence MPAELRQEQSPGSQASLATMPEAPDVLEETVTVEEDPGTPTSHVSIVTSEDGTTRRTETKVTKTVKTVTTRTVRQVPVGPDGLPLLDGGPPLGPFADGALDRHFLLRGGGPAATLSRAYLSSGSGFPEGPEPRDSTSYGSLSRGLGMRPPHVGLLGPGPGNGCFTLPGHREAFPVGPEPGPPGGRSLPERFQAEPYGLEDDTRSLAADDEGGPELEPDYGTATRRRPECGRGLHTRAYEDTADDGGELTDERPAFPTVTAPLAQPERGSLGSLDRLVRRSPSVDSARKEPRWRDPELPEVLAMLRHPVDPVKANAAAYLQHLCFENEGVKRRVRQLRGLPLLVALLDHPRAEVRRRACGALRNLSYGRDTDNKAAIRDCGGVPALVRLLRAARDNEVRELVTGTLWNLSSYEPLKMVIIDHGLQTLTHEVIVPHSGWESEPNEDSKPRDAEWTTVFKNTSGCLRNVSSDGAEARRRLRECEGLVDALLHALQSAVGRKDTDNKSVENCVCIMRNLSYHVHKEVPGADRYQEAEPGPLGSAVGSQRRRRDDASCFGGKKAKGKKDGEMDRNFDTLDLPKRTEAAKGFELLYQPEVVRLYLSLLTESRNFNTLEAAAGALQNLSAGNWMWATYIRATVRKERGLPVLVELLQSETDKVVRAVAIALRNLSLDRRNKDLIGSYAMAELVRNVRNAQAPPRPGARLEEDTVVAVLNTIHEIVSDSLDNARSLLQARGVPALVALVASSQSVREAKAASHVLQTVWSYKELRGTLQKDGWTKARFQSAAATAKGPKGAPSPGGFDDSTLPLVDKSLEGEKTGSRDVIPMDALGPDGYSTVDRRERRPRATSSAGEASEKEPLKAGALKHWNPTPHPSGMGLESPTGLAAVLVVGGSRFQPVCCRESRGLSRDSMDTTQLQEKKKNVLAMSAEKT; translated from the exons ATGCCGGCCGAACTCAGACAG GAACAGAGCCCAGGCAGCCAGGCCTCACTGGCCACGATGCCGGAGGCACCTGATGTGCTGGAGGAGACCGTGACGGTGGAGGAGGACCCCGGCACGCCCACTTCCCATGTGTCTATTGTCACATCCGAAGATGGCACGACCCGGCGCACCGAGACCAAG GTCACCAAGACTGTCAAGACGGTGACCACTCGGACAGTACGCCAGGTGCCCGTAGGCCCAGACGGACTCCCCCTGCTGGATGGCGGCCCCCCACTAGGCCCTTTTGCAGATGGTGCCCTGGACCGGCATTTCCTGCTGCGTGGTGGTGGCCCAGCGGCCACACTCTCTCGAGCCTACCTCAGCAGCGGGAGTGGCTTTCCCGAAGGCCCCGAGCCCCGGGACAGCACCAGCTATGGCAGCCTGTCCCGAGGGCTGGGCATGCGGCCCCCACATGTGGGCCTCCTTGGCCCAGGCCCTGGTAATGGCTGCTTCACGCTGCCTGGCCACCGGGAAGCCTTCCCGGTGGGTCCTGAGCCTGGGCCACCAGGTGGCCGCTCCCTGCCCGAGCGCTTCCAGGCAGAGCCGTATGGCTTGGAGGATGACACGCGCAGCCTGGCCGCTGATGACGAGGGTGGCCCTGAGCTGGAGCCTGACTATGGCACGGCCACGAGGAGGAGGCCTGAGTGTGGGCGGGGCCTTCATACCAG GGCCTACGAGGACACAGCAGATGATGGCGGCGAGCTGACGGACGAGCGGCCTGCGTTCCCAACGGTGACGGCGCCCCTGGCCCAGCCTGAACGGGGCAGCCTGGGCAGCCTGGACCGGCTGGTGCGGCGCTCGCCCTCAGTGGATAGCGCCCGCAAGGAGCCGCGCTGGCGGGACCCTGAGCTGCCTGAGGTGCTGGCCATGCTGCGGCACCCCGTGGACCCCGTGAAGGCCAATGCGGCTGCCTACCTGCAGCATCTGTGCTTTGAGAACGAGGGTGTCAAGCGGCGTGTACGGCAGTTGCGGGGGCTGCCGCTGCTTGTGGCACTGCTGGATCACCCGCGGGCTGAGGTGCGGCGCCGGGCCTGTGGGGCACTGCGCAACCTCTCCTATGGCCGCGACACTGACAACAAGGCCGCCATCCGGGACTGCGGTGGTGTGCCTGCCCTGGTGCGCCTGCTGCGGGCTGCCCGGGACAACGAGGTCCGCGAGCTTGTCACTG GCACCCTGTGGAACCTGTCATCCTATGAGCCCCTGAAGATGGTCATCATTGACCATGGCCTGCAGACGCTGACCCACGAGGTGATCGTGCCCCACTCAGGATGGGAGAGTGAGCCCAACGAGGACTCCAAGCCACGGGACGCTGAGTGGACAACTGTCTTCAAGAACACGTCGGGCTGCCTGAG GAATGTGAGCTCTGATGGTGCTGAGGCCCGGCGGCGACTCCGGGAGTGTGAAGGGCTGGTGGACGCGCTCCTGCATGCCCTGCAGTCGGCTGTGGGCCGGAAGgacactgacaacaag TCGGTGGAGAACTGCGTGTGCATCATGCGGAACCTGTCCTACCACGTGCACAAGGAGGTGCCCGGGGCCGACAGGTACCAGGAGGCCGAGCCCGGGCCCCTGGGCAGTGCTGTAGGCTCCCAGCGCCGGAGGCGGGATGATGCCAGCTGCTTTGGTGGCAAGAAGGCCAAAG GAAAGAAGGATGGTGAGATGGACCGGAACTTTGACACGCTAGACTTGCCCAAGCGAACTGAGGCCGCCAAAG GCTTTGAGCTGCTGTACCAGCCCGAGGTGGTACGTCTCTACCTCTCCCTTCTCACGGAGAGCCGGAACTTCAACACCCTGGAGGCTGCCGCCGGCGCTCTGCAGAACCTCAGTGCCGGCAACTGGATG TGGGCCACGTACATCCGCGCCACAGTGCGCAAAGAGCGCGGGCTGCCGGTGCTTGTGGAACTGCTGCAGTCTGAGACCGACAAGGTGGTGCGCGCCGTCGCCATCGCTCTGCGCAACCTCTCGCTGGACCGGCGCAACAAAGACCTCATCG GGAGCTACGCCATGGCCGAGCTTGTGCGGAATGTGCGCAATGCACAGGCTCCGCCGCGACCGGGGGCCCGCCTGGAGGAAGACACCGTGGTGGCGGTGCTCAACACCATCCACGAAATCGTGTCCGACAGCCTGGATAACGCGCGCTCGCTCCTGCAGGCACGCGGGGTGCCAGCGTTGGTGGCTCTCGTCGCCTCCAG CCAATCGGTACGCGAAGCGAAGGCGGCGTCACATGTGCTGCAGACAGTGTGGAGCTACAAGGAGCTGCGTGGTACCTTGCAGAAAGATGGTTGGACCAAGGCGCGCTTCCAG TCAGCTGCTGCTACTGCCAAGGGGCCTAAGGGAGCACCGAGTCCTGGGGGCTTCGATGACAGCACGCTGCCACTGGTGGACAAGAGCCTTG AGGGCGAGAAAACTGGCAGCCGGGATGTGATCCCCATGGACGCGCTTGGCCCAG ACGGATACTCCACGGTGGACCGGAGGGAGCGGAGGCCACGG
- the ARVCF gene encoding splicing regulator ARVCF isoform X13, with product MPAELRQEQSPGSQASLATMPEAPDVLEETVTVEEDPGTPTSHVSIVTSEDGTTRRTETKVTKTVKTVTTRTVRQVPVGPDGLPLLDGGPPLGPFADGALDRHFLLRGGGPAATLSRAYLSSGSGFPEGPEPRDSTSYGSLSRGLGMRPPHVGLLGPGPGNGCFTLPGHREAFPVGPEPGPPGGRSLPERFQAEPYGLEDDTRSLAADDEGGPELEPDYGTATRRRPECGRGLHTRAYEDTADDGGELTDERPAFPTVTAPLAQPERGSLGSLDRLVRRSPSVDSARKEPRWRDPELPEVLAMLRHPVDPVKANAAAYLQHLCFENEGVKRRVRQLRGLPLLVALLDHPRAEVRRRACGALRNLSYGRDTDNKAAIRDCGGVPALVRLLRAARDNEVRELVTGTLWNLSSYEPLKMVIIDHGLQTLTHEVIVPHSGWESEPNEDSKPRDAEWTTVFKNTSGCLRNVSSDGAEARRRLRECEGLVDALLHALQSAVGRKDTDNKSVENCVCIMRNLSYHVHKEVPGADRYQEAEPGPLGSAVGSQRRRRDDASCFGGKKAKEEWFHQGKKDGEMDRNFDTLDLPKRTEAAKGFELLYQPEVVRLYLSLLTESRNFNTLEAAAGALQNLSAGNWMWATYIRATVRKERGLPVLVELLQSETDKVVRAVAIALRNLSLDRRNKDLIGSYAMAELVRNVRNAQAPPRPGARLEEDTVVAVLNTIHEIVSDSLDNARSLLQARGVPALVALVASSQSVREAKAASHVLQTVWSYKELRGTLQKDGWTKARFQSAAATAKGPKGAPSPGGFDDSTLPLVDKSLEGEKTGSRDVIPMDALGPDGYSTVDRRERRPRATSSAGEASEKEPLKLDPSRKAPPPGPSRPAVRLVDAVGDAKPQPVDSWV from the exons ATGCCGGCCGAACTCAGACAG GAACAGAGCCCAGGCAGCCAGGCCTCACTGGCCACGATGCCGGAGGCACCTGATGTGCTGGAGGAGACCGTGACGGTGGAGGAGGACCCCGGCACGCCCACTTCCCATGTGTCTATTGTCACATCCGAAGATGGCACGACCCGGCGCACCGAGACCAAG GTCACCAAGACTGTCAAGACGGTGACCACTCGGACAGTACGCCAGGTGCCCGTAGGCCCAGACGGACTCCCCCTGCTGGATGGCGGCCCCCCACTAGGCCCTTTTGCAGATGGTGCCCTGGACCGGCATTTCCTGCTGCGTGGTGGTGGCCCAGCGGCCACACTCTCTCGAGCCTACCTCAGCAGCGGGAGTGGCTTTCCCGAAGGCCCCGAGCCCCGGGACAGCACCAGCTATGGCAGCCTGTCCCGAGGGCTGGGCATGCGGCCCCCACATGTGGGCCTCCTTGGCCCAGGCCCTGGTAATGGCTGCTTCACGCTGCCTGGCCACCGGGAAGCCTTCCCGGTGGGTCCTGAGCCTGGGCCACCAGGTGGCCGCTCCCTGCCCGAGCGCTTCCAGGCAGAGCCGTATGGCTTGGAGGATGACACGCGCAGCCTGGCCGCTGATGACGAGGGTGGCCCTGAGCTGGAGCCTGACTATGGCACGGCCACGAGGAGGAGGCCTGAGTGTGGGCGGGGCCTTCATACCAG GGCCTACGAGGACACAGCAGATGATGGCGGCGAGCTGACGGACGAGCGGCCTGCGTTCCCAACGGTGACGGCGCCCCTGGCCCAGCCTGAACGGGGCAGCCTGGGCAGCCTGGACCGGCTGGTGCGGCGCTCGCCCTCAGTGGATAGCGCCCGCAAGGAGCCGCGCTGGCGGGACCCTGAGCTGCCTGAGGTGCTGGCCATGCTGCGGCACCCCGTGGACCCCGTGAAGGCCAATGCGGCTGCCTACCTGCAGCATCTGTGCTTTGAGAACGAGGGTGTCAAGCGGCGTGTACGGCAGTTGCGGGGGCTGCCGCTGCTTGTGGCACTGCTGGATCACCCGCGGGCTGAGGTGCGGCGCCGGGCCTGTGGGGCACTGCGCAACCTCTCCTATGGCCGCGACACTGACAACAAGGCCGCCATCCGGGACTGCGGTGGTGTGCCTGCCCTGGTGCGCCTGCTGCGGGCTGCCCGGGACAACGAGGTCCGCGAGCTTGTCACTG GCACCCTGTGGAACCTGTCATCCTATGAGCCCCTGAAGATGGTCATCATTGACCATGGCCTGCAGACGCTGACCCACGAGGTGATCGTGCCCCACTCAGGATGGGAGAGTGAGCCCAACGAGGACTCCAAGCCACGGGACGCTGAGTGGACAACTGTCTTCAAGAACACGTCGGGCTGCCTGAG GAATGTGAGCTCTGATGGTGCTGAGGCCCGGCGGCGACTCCGGGAGTGTGAAGGGCTGGTGGACGCGCTCCTGCATGCCCTGCAGTCGGCTGTGGGCCGGAAGgacactgacaacaag TCGGTGGAGAACTGCGTGTGCATCATGCGGAACCTGTCCTACCACGTGCACAAGGAGGTGCCCGGGGCCGACAGGTACCAGGAGGCCGAGCCCGGGCCCCTGGGCAGTGCTGTAGGCTCCCAGCGCCGGAGGCGGGATGATGCCAGCTGCTTTGGTGGCAAGAAGGCCAAAG AGGAGTGGTTCCACCAAG GAAAGAAGGATGGTGAGATGGACCGGAACTTTGACACGCTAGACTTGCCCAAGCGAACTGAGGCCGCCAAAG GCTTTGAGCTGCTGTACCAGCCCGAGGTGGTACGTCTCTACCTCTCCCTTCTCACGGAGAGCCGGAACTTCAACACCCTGGAGGCTGCCGCCGGCGCTCTGCAGAACCTCAGTGCCGGCAACTGGATG TGGGCCACGTACATCCGCGCCACAGTGCGCAAAGAGCGCGGGCTGCCGGTGCTTGTGGAACTGCTGCAGTCTGAGACCGACAAGGTGGTGCGCGCCGTCGCCATCGCTCTGCGCAACCTCTCGCTGGACCGGCGCAACAAAGACCTCATCG GGAGCTACGCCATGGCCGAGCTTGTGCGGAATGTGCGCAATGCACAGGCTCCGCCGCGACCGGGGGCCCGCCTGGAGGAAGACACCGTGGTGGCGGTGCTCAACACCATCCACGAAATCGTGTCCGACAGCCTGGATAACGCGCGCTCGCTCCTGCAGGCACGCGGGGTGCCAGCGTTGGTGGCTCTCGTCGCCTCCAG CCAATCGGTACGCGAAGCGAAGGCGGCGTCACATGTGCTGCAGACAGTGTGGAGCTACAAGGAGCTGCGTGGTACCTTGCAGAAAGATGGTTGGACCAAGGCGCGCTTCCAG TCAGCTGCTGCTACTGCCAAGGGGCCTAAGGGAGCACCGAGTCCTGGGGGCTTCGATGACAGCACGCTGCCACTGGTGGACAAGAGCCTTG AGGGCGAGAAAACTGGCAGCCGGGATGTGATCCCCATGGACGCGCTTGGCCCAG ACGGATACTCCACGGTGGACCGGAGGGAGCGGAGGCCACGG
- the ARVCF gene encoding splicing regulator ARVCF isoform X16: protein MPAELRQEQSPGSQASLATMPEAPDVLEETVTVEEDPGTPTSHVSIVTSEDGTTRRTETKVTKTVKTVTTRTVRQVPVGPDGLPLLDGGPPLGPFADGALDRHFLLRGGGPAATLSRAYLSSGSGFPEGPEPRDSTSYGSLSRGLGMRPPHVGLLGPGPGNGCFTLPGHREAFPVGPEPGPPGGRSLPERFQAEPYGLEDDTRSLAADDEGGPELEPDYGTATRRRPECGRGLHTRAYEDTADDGGELTDERPAFPTVTAPLAQPERGSLGSLDRLVRRSPSVDSARKEPRWRDPELPEVLAMLRHPVDPVKANAAAYLQHLCFENEGVKRRVRQLRGLPLLVALLDHPRAEVRRRACGALRNLSYGRDTDNKAAIRDCGGVPALVRLLRAARDNEVRELVTGTLWNLSSYEPLKMVIIDHGLQTLTHEVIVPHSGWESEPNEDSKPRDAEWTTVFKNTSGCLRNVSSDGAEARRRLRECEGLVDALLHALQSAVGRKDTDNKSVENCVCIMRNLSYHVHKEVPGADRYQEAEPGPLGSAVGSQRRRRDDASCFGGKKAKGKKDGEMDRNFDTLDLPKRTEAAKGFELLYQPEVVRLYLSLLTESRNFNTLEAAAGALQNLSAGNWMWATYIRATVRKERGLPVLVELLQSETDKVVRAVAIALRNLSLDRRNKDLIGSYAMAELVRNVRNAQAPPRPGARLEEDTVVAVLNTIHEIVSDSLDNARSLLQARGVPALVALVASSQSVREAKAASHVLQTVWSYKELRGTLQKDGWTKARFQSAAATAKGPKGAPSPGGFDDSTLPLVDKSLEGEKTGSRDVIPMDALGPDGYSTVDRRERRPRATSSAGEASEKEPLKGPGPASCS from the exons ATGCCGGCCGAACTCAGACAG GAACAGAGCCCAGGCAGCCAGGCCTCACTGGCCACGATGCCGGAGGCACCTGATGTGCTGGAGGAGACCGTGACGGTGGAGGAGGACCCCGGCACGCCCACTTCCCATGTGTCTATTGTCACATCCGAAGATGGCACGACCCGGCGCACCGAGACCAAG GTCACCAAGACTGTCAAGACGGTGACCACTCGGACAGTACGCCAGGTGCCCGTAGGCCCAGACGGACTCCCCCTGCTGGATGGCGGCCCCCCACTAGGCCCTTTTGCAGATGGTGCCCTGGACCGGCATTTCCTGCTGCGTGGTGGTGGCCCAGCGGCCACACTCTCTCGAGCCTACCTCAGCAGCGGGAGTGGCTTTCCCGAAGGCCCCGAGCCCCGGGACAGCACCAGCTATGGCAGCCTGTCCCGAGGGCTGGGCATGCGGCCCCCACATGTGGGCCTCCTTGGCCCAGGCCCTGGTAATGGCTGCTTCACGCTGCCTGGCCACCGGGAAGCCTTCCCGGTGGGTCCTGAGCCTGGGCCACCAGGTGGCCGCTCCCTGCCCGAGCGCTTCCAGGCAGAGCCGTATGGCTTGGAGGATGACACGCGCAGCCTGGCCGCTGATGACGAGGGTGGCCCTGAGCTGGAGCCTGACTATGGCACGGCCACGAGGAGGAGGCCTGAGTGTGGGCGGGGCCTTCATACCAG GGCCTACGAGGACACAGCAGATGATGGCGGCGAGCTGACGGACGAGCGGCCTGCGTTCCCAACGGTGACGGCGCCCCTGGCCCAGCCTGAACGGGGCAGCCTGGGCAGCCTGGACCGGCTGGTGCGGCGCTCGCCCTCAGTGGATAGCGCCCGCAAGGAGCCGCGCTGGCGGGACCCTGAGCTGCCTGAGGTGCTGGCCATGCTGCGGCACCCCGTGGACCCCGTGAAGGCCAATGCGGCTGCCTACCTGCAGCATCTGTGCTTTGAGAACGAGGGTGTCAAGCGGCGTGTACGGCAGTTGCGGGGGCTGCCGCTGCTTGTGGCACTGCTGGATCACCCGCGGGCTGAGGTGCGGCGCCGGGCCTGTGGGGCACTGCGCAACCTCTCCTATGGCCGCGACACTGACAACAAGGCCGCCATCCGGGACTGCGGTGGTGTGCCTGCCCTGGTGCGCCTGCTGCGGGCTGCCCGGGACAACGAGGTCCGCGAGCTTGTCACTG GCACCCTGTGGAACCTGTCATCCTATGAGCCCCTGAAGATGGTCATCATTGACCATGGCCTGCAGACGCTGACCCACGAGGTGATCGTGCCCCACTCAGGATGGGAGAGTGAGCCCAACGAGGACTCCAAGCCACGGGACGCTGAGTGGACAACTGTCTTCAAGAACACGTCGGGCTGCCTGAG GAATGTGAGCTCTGATGGTGCTGAGGCCCGGCGGCGACTCCGGGAGTGTGAAGGGCTGGTGGACGCGCTCCTGCATGCCCTGCAGTCGGCTGTGGGCCGGAAGgacactgacaacaag TCGGTGGAGAACTGCGTGTGCATCATGCGGAACCTGTCCTACCACGTGCACAAGGAGGTGCCCGGGGCCGACAGGTACCAGGAGGCCGAGCCCGGGCCCCTGGGCAGTGCTGTAGGCTCCCAGCGCCGGAGGCGGGATGATGCCAGCTGCTTTGGTGGCAAGAAGGCCAAAG GAAAGAAGGATGGTGAGATGGACCGGAACTTTGACACGCTAGACTTGCCCAAGCGAACTGAGGCCGCCAAAG GCTTTGAGCTGCTGTACCAGCCCGAGGTGGTACGTCTCTACCTCTCCCTTCTCACGGAGAGCCGGAACTTCAACACCCTGGAGGCTGCCGCCGGCGCTCTGCAGAACCTCAGTGCCGGCAACTGGATG TGGGCCACGTACATCCGCGCCACAGTGCGCAAAGAGCGCGGGCTGCCGGTGCTTGTGGAACTGCTGCAGTCTGAGACCGACAAGGTGGTGCGCGCCGTCGCCATCGCTCTGCGCAACCTCTCGCTGGACCGGCGCAACAAAGACCTCATCG GGAGCTACGCCATGGCCGAGCTTGTGCGGAATGTGCGCAATGCACAGGCTCCGCCGCGACCGGGGGCCCGCCTGGAGGAAGACACCGTGGTGGCGGTGCTCAACACCATCCACGAAATCGTGTCCGACAGCCTGGATAACGCGCGCTCGCTCCTGCAGGCACGCGGGGTGCCAGCGTTGGTGGCTCTCGTCGCCTCCAG CCAATCGGTACGCGAAGCGAAGGCGGCGTCACATGTGCTGCAGACAGTGTGGAGCTACAAGGAGCTGCGTGGTACCTTGCAGAAAGATGGTTGGACCAAGGCGCGCTTCCAG TCAGCTGCTGCTACTGCCAAGGGGCCTAAGGGAGCACCGAGTCCTGGGGGCTTCGATGACAGCACGCTGCCACTGGTGGACAAGAGCCTTG AGGGCGAGAAAACTGGCAGCCGGGATGTGATCCCCATGGACGCGCTTGGCCCAG ACGGATACTCCACGGTGGACCGGAGGGAGCGGAGGCCACGG